Within the Halobaculum limi genome, the region CCTCCAGCACTCGGATGGCGTCGTACACCCGCGTCCGGGGGACCTCCGTCATCTCGCTCAGTCGCTTTGCTGTTCCCGTGTGGAGGCGGGACAAGCCGACGAAACATCGCGCCTCGTACTCCTTCAAGCCGAGTTGCTGGAGGACCTCGATTGCGTCCTCCAAACTATCTGTTGTATCCATCTGTCCCAACCTCCCGGGGGCGTCCCCAGTGAGTCCCTTGAGAATTCGCGCCAGTACGGATAGGTATTGTCACTCAATCAGTGACTCTGTGTGAACGTTCGAAGCAGATCAACGTAGTAGCGACCGTTAGCTCCGATCTTCGGGCGCAATGACGAATGTTGTTGTGAGTTTTTGCGTGACAATATTGCAGAGTCGGTCAGCAGTCAGAGAAAGTCAGCTGTACGAAAGTTTGTAGAGTCACTCAATTAATCACAAAACAGATTTACACACAGACCACTAGCCGTTACATCAGCACAGCGTTCAGTTCTGTGTTCCGCCCACCGTGCTGCCGTGTGCCGGCCTGCCCCGCTCCGTGGCTGGGGTCACGACGGCTGGAGTCCCCTGATCGATGAACAACGAGACAGACGACGACCCACAGTCCGTCGCCATCCACCAACTCGAACGATTCGGGTTGAGTGGCTACGCCGCGCGGACGTTCGTGGCGCTGGCCAGCCTCGGCACGGGGACGGCCAGAGACGTCAGCGAGGCGTCGGCAGTCCCGCGGACGCGGGTGTACGACGCGGTCGACGAGTTACACGACCGCGGACTCGTCGACGTCCTCCAATCGTCGCCCAAGGAGTTCTGGGCCATCTCCGCCGAGACCGCGAGTCGGACGTTCGAGCGCGAACTCCAACACCGCACGGACCGCCTGCAAACGGCGCTTCGCGAACTCGAACCCGCCGAACGGCGGACCGAACAGCGCGGCGTCTGGACGGTAACCGGGGAGCCTGCAGTCACGGAACGGGTCGTGGACTGCTTCGACAGCGCGGAGGAGGAAATCGTGTACATGACCGTCGAGGACCTCCTCACCGAGGATCTGGTCGAGGCGTTGAGCGAGGCCGCACGGCGAGGCGTTTCGATCAAACTCGGCGGGGTGTCGACCGAGGTTCAAGAGCGCGTGCAAGACGAGATTCCCGGCGCGACGATGTTCGAGTCGCTGTGGGTCTGGTCGGACACGTCCGCAGGACGCCTGCTGATGGTCGACGGGCGAAAGACGCTCGTGAGTGCGCTCGTCAACGGTGCTGACGCGAGTCCGACCGATCCGCGGTCGGAGACCGCCATCTGGGGCGAGGGCGACACGAACAGTCTGGTCGTGGTGCTGAAAGCGATCTTCACCTGGCGACTCGACGAGACCGAGTCGGCGTAAGAGATCGGGCCACCACCGTCAGGGACTCGCTACCGACACTCCTCCGGGAAGTGAATCGAGCAGCGTTTCGACTTGTTCGTCGGGGTGATAGCGGACATCCCCGTTTCTGTGGTCGAGCTCGATGACACCGTACTCGGTGAGTTTCGGCAAGTGCGTGTGTCGGAGTTGTACAGCGAGTGTCTCGTGGGTCTGAGGGTGGCCGTTCTCGAACGTAGACCCGCCGTCGTGCAACACGTCGACGAGTTCTTCGAACGTCATCGACCCGGTAGCCTCCTGACGAAGGTGGTGGATGACCTGCCGTCGGGTGTGGTCGGCGACGAGTCGAAGACAGTCATCGAGAGCGGTTGTCACACCGTACTACACGATTCATACTATCTTCAATTGTATCGATATTTATCTGTGAAAGTTTTTTGATTATGTGGGTCACAATCGGGGGACGTGTCTGTTCTCGCTCCCGTGGGGGCTGAGTTGTCGGCAGTCGGTAGAATCCGACGGCGGGGGACTGTCGAGGCGGTCGCGTCGGCGTACCCCGAGGGAGAGCGGAAGCGGACACAAGACACTTTCCTGACGCACGTGGGCAGTCGGTGTGCTCCGACCAGAGACGCGAACTGCCAGTATCGCCGCTCTCGCGGCGTTTTTGCTGGTCTTCGGCGGGTTGACCGCCCACCGCGTGTTCGACGTCGGCCTCCCGACAGCCATCCAGTCCGCCCTCGTGTGGACCGGCGCGGCGGTGGTTGTCACGGCCGTCGCGACGATTTCGTATCGCGAATGGCGATTTATCGACTGCTGGATCGTCGCACTCGGGCCGACGCTCGGGTTTACCGTGAACCTCTTCGAGCCGTTCACCTCACCCACCGGTGCGACCGTCGCTCTCTCGGTGTACGCAACGGTTACGGCCGCTGTCGTCGCGTCGGTGCTGGCGCTCGTCGGATACACGATCGGGGCGAGCGTCGAAGGAGTCGTGGAGGTCGACGACCGGAATTAGGCGTCAAACGAGAGACGCCAGCGGCGACACGAGTGCGAGCACACGAGGTGCTCGCCGTGAGGTGTCGCCGGAAAAGCGCCGAGGGAGAGATTTGAACACGGTCGTTTCGCTCGCATTCGCTCGCTCACTCCCTGCTCAAATCTCACCGGAAGTACTGCCACGCCGGCGCGGTTCCTCGCGGTTCGCGACGCTCACCGCTCGTCACGTTGCGCCTCCTGAGAACGCCGAGGGAGAGATTTGAACTCCCGAGTCCGAATGGACAGCAGATTTCGAATCTGCCGCCTTGGCCAGGCTAGGCTACCTCGGCTCATTCCTACGTCCGGTGGTTAGCCTGTAAACCGTTTCGGTTCGGTACCTGCGTGTCAACGGATCGCGAGGATAACCCCGAGACTTATTCCGCGGCGGGCGTGCGCGTGTGGTATGGACGTTCCCGACGCGAGCGCGGCCTGTTCGGACGTGCTCGACACCCTCCGCTCCGCGATCATTGCCGAAGACGCCTTCTTCGAGGACATCCTCATCGGCCTGCTCTCACGGGGCCACGTCCTCATCGAGGACGTCCCAGGCACGGGCAAGACGCTCACCGCGCGGTCGATGGCGACGGCACTCGGCCTGTCGTTCTCGCGCGTGCAGTTCACGCCCGACCTCCTCCCCTCTGACGTGACCGGAACGACGGTGTACGACGAGGGCACCGGCGAGTTCGAGTTCAGTGAGGGCCCCATCTTCGCGAACGTCGTCCTCGCCGACGAGATCAACCGCGCTCCGCCGAAGACGCAGGCGGCGCTACTGGAGGCGATGGAAGAAGAGCAGGTGACCGTCGACGGCACCACCTACGAACTGCCAGACCCGTTCTTCCTCATCGCGACGCAAAATCCGGTCGAGCAGGCGGGGAACTTCCCGCTACCGGAGGCGCAACTCGACCGCTTCGCGGTGAAGACGTCGATGGGCTACCCCGACCTCGACGGTGAGATCGAACTCCTCCGTCGTCGCGCGGGGCGCGTCGAACAAGACCCGAGCGTCGACCGCGTCCTCGACGAACGGCGGGTGAAGGGAACGCGGGAGGCCCCCGAGTCCGTCCGCGTCCACGACGACCTGTTGGAGTACATCGCCCGGATCACCCGCGCGACCCGGGAGGACCGCCGCGTCGAGGTCGGCGTCTCCCCGCGTGGCACGCAACGCCTGTTCGAGGCGACGCGGTCGGCGGCGACGCTCGCGGGCCGGGAGTTCGTCACGCCCGACGACGTGAAGCGGGTCGCCGCGCCCGTCCTCGCACACCGCCTCGTCCTCACGCCGGACGCGAAGGTCGACGACGTGGCGAAAGCCGACGTGTTGCAGGCAGTCCTCGACCGCGTCGAGGTGCCCACCGTCCAGAACGCGGAAGTCGAAGCCGACGACTGACTGATGCCCAACGCGGTCGGAGCCGTGGACTGATCCGATCGCGGCCAGTCGTCAGTCGGCGGAGTGCTCACCGAACCGCACTCACCAGCGCAATCGCCCCGACCAACAGGAACACCAGCGCGACGACTGGCTGTCCCCCCGCGGCCGCGGAGTAGACGCCGAACGTCACCGCACCAGCGACCGCGCCGACCGACACCGACCCCGCCGCGTGCGTCACGAGGTTGCGCGTCACGTCGGTTCCGCGCCCCAACTGCTCGCCCAGTCCGACGGCGTGTTCGCCCAGGTCCCACGACAGTGCGGCCGCGATGCCGCCGACGAGCAGCGGTCCCGCCCCTGCGCCTGCGAGGCCCCCAGCGACGAGGACGCCGACACAGAGCGTGATCGACCCGATGCCTAGCAAGCGTCGCGACCCTGCGAGGCTGCCGACCGCGACGAACACGGTTGCCACAGCCGCGAGGCCGCCGCCGGTCGGCGACACGAGCGTGAGCGCCGCCGTGCCGACGGCCGCCGCCAGTCCGGCCATCGCGACGCCCAACCGAGGCGGCTTTCGCGTGACGGTCACGTCGACCACCGCGCCGAAGCGCGTGCCAGTTCGGTCGCCAGCGGTTCGTCTCCCCAGTCGAGGACGCGCAGGCCCGCCGAGCGAAGTCGCGAGACGCGGTTCGCCCGCTCGATGCGGGCGAGGCGGTGGCCCGTCGTGTCGTCTGCAGTCGGGTCCGGCGAGACGACCGTCACCGCGTGGCCGTACGCGTCGAGTCGACGGGCGACCGTCACCGCGTAGTCGTCGACCAGCGGCGAGCAGAAGATGACCTGCGCGTCCGAGGGGAGCCACCGCCGAAAGCGACGCACCCACGAGGTGGCGAGGAAGCGCTCGTCGCTGGGCGTCGGTGCCAGCGCGGGGTGGGTCGCGAGCAGTTCGCGGGCGCGGGCGGCGTGGTCGTCGCCGACGCCGGGTTCGAGCCAACAGTCGCCCGGCCCGAACGCCGCGATGCCGACGCGGTCGCCCGTGTCGAGCAGCGCCGGCACCGCCTGTGAGGCGGCCTCGACGCTCCGCTCGACGGCGTTCGGCGACTCGGGGTTCGGCCCCCGATACGCCTCCTCGCGGGCGTCGATACAGACGACGACCGTCGCCGCTCGCTCCTCGCGGAACTCCGAGGTGGACAGTTCACCCGTTCGGGCGTATCGCGCCCAGTTGATCCGCTTTGCGGGGTCGCCGTGGCGGTACTCGCGGGTAGAGTGAAACTCCAACCCCGACCCGCCGACGTCGGTGGGGACCCGTCCCGAATAGACGGTCGTCAGCCCCCGAAGCGGGAGCGACCCCGACGCCTCCAGTTCCGGCGCACACCGGAGCGTCGTCGTCCCAGTGGCGTCGAGGCGGGCGTCGCGTTCACGCGACCCGCTGGGGTTGCGTGCGATGACGTGGACGGGGTCCCAGTCGTGTGCGCCCCGC harbors:
- a CDS encoding TrmB family transcriptional regulator, with protein sequence MNNETDDDPQSVAIHQLERFGLSGYAARTFVALASLGTGTARDVSEASAVPRTRVYDAVDELHDRGLVDVLQSSPKEFWAISAETASRTFERELQHRTDRLQTALRELEPAERRTEQRGVWTVTGEPAVTERVVDCFDSAEEEIVYMTVEDLLTEDLVEALSEAARRGVSIKLGGVSTEVQERVQDEIPGATMFESLWVWSDTSAGRLLMVDGRKTLVSALVNGADASPTDPRSETAIWGEGDTNSLVVVLKAIFTWRLDETESA
- a CDS encoding DUF7344 domain-containing protein yields the protein MTTALDDCLRLVADHTRRQVIHHLRQEATGSMTFEELVDVLHDGGSTFENGHPQTHETLAVQLRHTHLPKLTEYGVIELDHRNGDVRYHPDEQVETLLDSLPGGVSVASP
- a CDS encoding AAA family ATPase, producing the protein MDVPDASAACSDVLDTLRSAIIAEDAFFEDILIGLLSRGHVLIEDVPGTGKTLTARSMATALGLSFSRVQFTPDLLPSDVTGTTVYDEGTGEFEFSEGPIFANVVLADEINRAPPKTQAALLEAMEEEQVTVDGTTYELPDPFFLIATQNPVEQAGNFPLPEAQLDRFAVKTSMGYPDLDGEIELLRRRAGRVEQDPSVDRVLDERRVKGTREAPESVRVHDDLLEYIARITRATREDRRVEVGVSPRGTQRLFEATRSAATLAGREFVTPDDVKRVAAPVLAHRLVLTPDAKVDDVAKADVLQAVLDRVEVPTVQNAEVEADD
- a CDS encoding DUF7519 family protein — encoded protein: MTVTRKPPRLGVAMAGLAAAVGTAALTLVSPTGGGLAAVATVFVAVGSLAGSRRLLGIGSITLCVGVLVAGGLAGAGAGPLLVGGIAAALSWDLGEHAVGLGEQLGRGTDVTRNLVTHAAGSVSVGAVAGAVTFGVYSAAAGGQPVVALVFLLVGAIALVSAVR
- a CDS encoding DUF58 domain-containing protein: MSGRPHENGASGANGRNVDPLEAIRPRGVVPTGRWAGMAALALVPVGIGVLLRHPPLVLVGALGVAFAAYARGDAAPELDVTLEREVSDASPDPGDEVTVTLRVRNDGDGVLPDLRLIDGVPAALATEQPARLGTALRPGRTAAVQYTVTAVRGAHDWDPVHVIARNPSGSRERDARLDATGTTTLRCAPELEASGSLPLRGLTTVYSGRVPTDVGGSGLEFHSTREYRHGDPAKRINWARYARTGELSTSEFREERAATVVVCIDAREEAYRGPNPESPNAVERSVEAASQAVPALLDTGDRVGIAAFGPGDCWLEPGVGDDHAARARELLATHPALAPTPSDERFLATSWVRRFRRWLPSDAQVIFCSPLVDDYAVTVARRLDAYGHAVTVVSPDPTADDTTGHRLARIERANRVSRLRSAGLRVLDWGDEPLATELARASARWST